A portion of the Feifania hominis genome contains these proteins:
- a CDS encoding DUF4272 domain-containing protein gives MGIWDSIRAHARPPQERRAENNRILKGMGIACFDELPVRESGEQVSVRSLDDICRRTIAGLLSIQLACDIAQQNDYDESRELFYEMMGKYGVTACLLEKEKRLFAGTYTEQDVVDVAWTYETVWSLLWALGRIERLDPPDQLCDCERAIDTVVDCDSFDDFKQGCRLRNKEKILDMLDLFYRYHWACEEKRLRPQTSIGSLNPEVVVERRRGLEWLVGEWDDWNDIPLDT, from the coding sequence GTGGGAATATGGGATTCCATCAGAGCGCACGCCCGGCCGCCTCAGGAGCGTCGGGCAGAAAACAACCGCATCCTCAAGGGGATGGGCATAGCCTGTTTCGATGAGCTGCCGGTCAGAGAGTCGGGCGAACAGGTGAGCGTGCGGAGCTTGGATGATATCTGCAGGAGAACAATTGCCGGACTGCTCTCGATTCAGCTTGCCTGCGACATCGCGCAGCAGAACGACTACGACGAGTCTCGTGAGCTGTTTTACGAGATGATGGGGAAATATGGCGTCACGGCTTGCCTGCTGGAGAAAGAGAAAAGGCTCTTTGCGGGGACCTACACCGAGCAGGATGTGGTCGACGTCGCCTGGACCTATGAGACGGTGTGGAGCCTGCTGTGGGCGCTGGGTAGGATTGAGCGGCTCGACCCGCCGGATCAGCTGTGCGACTGTGAGCGCGCCATTGACACCGTTGTCGACTGTGACAGCTTTGATGATTTTAAACAGGGGTGCCGTCTGCGAAACAAAGAGAAAATACTCGATATGCTGGACCTGTTCTACCGCTATCACTGGGCCTGTGAGGAAAAGCGCCTGAGACCTCAGACAAGCATTGGCAGCTTGAATCCCGAGGTGGTGGTTGAGAGAAGACGAGGCCTCGAATGGCTCGTGGGCGAATGGGACGACTGGAATGACATACCCCTTGACACCTGA
- a CDS encoding DUF1934 domain-containing protein — translation MNAIITIKSNQLYDDNNETIELVTEGTFEPLGDGFRITYEESEMTEMEGVTTSILVEPSKIVVDRTGGVHYQMVFEKGNRNMCHYDTGYGTFLLSICTDTIENAITPDGGSLNIEYSLEVDNAQVSDNIFYIEVKAAGLLAPGLAN, via the coding sequence ATGAACGCCATCATCACCATCAAGAGCAACCAGCTCTATGACGACAACAACGAAACCATCGAGCTTGTGACCGAGGGCACCTTTGAGCCGCTCGGAGACGGCTTTCGCATCACCTATGAGGAGAGCGAGATGACCGAGATGGAGGGTGTCACCACCAGCATCCTGGTCGAGCCCTCCAAAATCGTGGTCGACCGCACCGGCGGCGTCCACTACCAGATGGTCTTCGAAAAGGGCAACCGCAACATGTGCCACTACGACACCGGCTACGGCACCTTTCTGCTGAGCATCTGCACCGACACCATCGAAAACGCGATCACACCGGACGGCGGGTCGCTCAACATCGAGTATTCGCTCGAGGTCGACAACGCCCAGGTCAGCGACAACATCTTTTACATCGAGGTCAAGGCGGCGGGCCTGCTCGCCCCGGGCCTTGCAAACTAA
- a CDS encoding S41 family peptidase: MKQMKKTALSLLLVLCLVMSLLVPALAADEQETQPNEGYDLFLEVLELYREKFYKDKTTEQILTDAIRQFLTDHPEQAKDLLNAMLSADDAYGRYLDAEGVNNAFHYKEYAGVGLTITLDGESVLISEVTAGGPAAIAGIEAGDYLLAIDGQTVSGLALTTISDLARGEEGSSVTYSIHRPSTGENLSFTMTREALSEQTITYELIPACNYEAAMITIKDFSGMLTYYEWITVKNELLDLGVKNVIFDVRNNPGGDLTIVLEILNFLIPGEGREILSIKGRGGQYDETYRTTDRALDYDNIFVLCNRNSASGAEIFAGVLKEYDLATVIGEKTYGKGVGQGYFELSDETMAAFTVFEVLLPGGVHYDGEGITPDLVVENPRKKLELPALGAFNHQNYHSAVLGAKNETVLALEQRLKFLGYMTQADETFDTATKLALETLQRNSGLTVTGTLDRETLEYITDYINHLKNITYEEDIQTDYAIDLMREKMGFKAA, translated from the coding sequence ATGAAACAGATGAAAAAAACGGCCCTCAGTCTTCTGCTCGTGCTCTGCCTTGTCATGAGTCTGCTCGTACCGGCTCTGGCCGCCGACGAGCAGGAAACGCAGCCCAACGAGGGCTACGATCTCTTCCTCGAGGTTCTGGAGCTCTACCGAGAGAAATTCTACAAGGACAAGACCACCGAGCAGATTCTCACCGACGCCATCCGGCAATTTCTCACCGACCACCCCGAGCAGGCAAAAGACCTCTTAAACGCCATGCTCAGCGCCGATGACGCCTACGGCCGCTATCTCGACGCCGAGGGCGTCAACAATGCCTTTCACTACAAGGAGTATGCCGGCGTGGGCCTGACCATCACCCTCGACGGGGAGTCGGTGCTCATCAGCGAAGTTACCGCCGGCGGCCCCGCCGCCATCGCGGGCATCGAGGCGGGCGACTATCTGCTCGCCATCGACGGCCAGACGGTCAGCGGCCTCGCGCTCACGACCATCTCGGATCTCGCGCGCGGCGAGGAGGGGTCGTCCGTCACCTACTCCATCCACCGGCCGTCGACCGGCGAGAATCTCTCGTTCACCATGACGCGTGAGGCCCTCTCCGAGCAGACCATCACCTACGAGCTCATCCCCGCGTGCAACTACGAGGCCGCGATGATCACCATCAAGGACTTCTCGGGCATGCTGACCTACTATGAGTGGATTACCGTTAAAAACGAGCTTCTGGACCTCGGCGTGAAAAACGTCATCTTCGACGTGCGCAACAACCCCGGCGGCGATCTGACCATTGTGCTTGAGATTCTCAACTTCCTCATTCCCGGCGAGGGCAGAGAGATTCTCTCCATCAAGGGCCGCGGCGGGCAGTACGATGAGACCTACCGCACCACCGACCGCGCGCTCGACTACGACAACATCTTTGTGCTGTGCAACCGGAACTCGGCCTCGGGCGCCGAGATCTTCGCGGGTGTGCTCAAGGAGTACGATCTCGCCACCGTCATCGGTGAGAAGACCTACGGCAAGGGCGTCGGCCAGGGCTACTTTGAGCTCTCCGACGAGACCATGGCCGCCTTTACGGTCTTTGAGGTGCTGCTGCCCGGCGGCGTGCACTACGACGGCGAGGGCATCACCCCCGATCTCGTGGTTGAAAACCCGAGAAAGAAGCTGGAACTTCCCGCCCTCGGCGCTTTCAACCACCAGAATTACCACAGCGCCGTGCTCGGGGCCAAAAACGAGACGGTGCTCGCACTTGAGCAGCGCCTGAAGTTTCTCGGCTACATGACCCAGGCGGACGAGACCTTTGACACTGCGACAAAGCTCGCCCTCGAGACGCTGCAGCGAAACAGCGGTCTCACCGTCACGGGCACGCTCGACCGCGAGACGCTCGAGTACATCACCGACTACATCAACCACCTCAAGAACATCACCTACGAGGAGGACATTCAGACCGACTACGCCATCGACCTGATGCGTGAAAAAATGGGATTCAAAGCCGCCTGA
- the murI gene encoding glutamate racemase: protein MDLRPIGIFDSGLGGLTAVREIMRVLPGENLVYFGDTGRVPYGTRSRETIIKYTRCDLNFLMTYNIKAAVVACGTASSIALPVVRGEFPVPMVGVIDCAARAARDATRNGRIGVIGTPATIKSDAYRRALHALDPALQVVSNPCALLVPLVEDGRFARGDTVAQLLVREYLAPLLERGIDTLILGCTHYPLLTDVFRDVCGPDVALISPGATAAADTKALLLEQGLLNTSGRRRQSSYFVSDNTVGFARSAEMFLGCPLEGELTRIEIEKYENRETE, encoded by the coding sequence TTGGATCTTCGCCCGATCGGCATTTTCGACTCGGGGCTCGGGGGACTGACCGCAGTTCGCGAGATCATGCGGGTGCTCCCCGGCGAGAACCTGGTCTACTTCGGCGACACCGGCCGCGTGCCCTACGGCACGCGCAGCCGCGAGACCATCATCAAATACACCCGGTGCGACCTGAATTTTCTGATGACCTACAACATCAAGGCCGCGGTCGTCGCCTGCGGCACGGCGAGCTCCATCGCCCTGCCCGTGGTGCGCGGGGAGTTTCCCGTGCCCATGGTAGGCGTGATCGACTGCGCGGCACGCGCCGCGCGCGACGCGACGCGAAACGGCCGCATCGGCGTCATCGGCACCCCCGCGACCATTAAGAGCGACGCCTACCGCCGCGCGCTGCACGCGCTCGACCCCGCGCTTCAGGTCGTCTCAAACCCCTGTGCGCTGCTCGTCCCCCTGGTGGAGGACGGGCGCTTTGCCCGCGGCGACACCGTGGCGCAGCTTCTCGTGCGCGAGTATCTCGCGCCGCTGCTCGAGCGCGGCATCGACACACTGATTCTCGGCTGCACCCACTACCCGCTGCTCACCGACGTCTTCCGGGACGTCTGCGGGCCGGACGTCGCCCTCATCAGCCCCGGCGCGACCGCCGCGGCCGACACAAAGGCGCTGCTGCTCGAGCAGGGGCTTTTGAACACCTCGGGCCGGCGGCGCCAGTCAAGCTATTTTGTCAGCGACAACACGGTCGGCTTTGCCCGTTCGGCCGAGATGTTTCTCGGCTGCCCGCTCGAGGGGGAGCTGACGCGCATTGAGATTGAGAAATACGAAAACAGAGAGACGGAGTAA
- the secA gene encoding preprotein translocase subunit SecA, which produces MLGLFDKLFGTYSERELKKIEPIVARVEALEQEYRGLSDAELKAKTPAFRQRLAGGETLDDLLPEAFAAVREASDRVIGLRHYHVQLIGGVVLHQGRIAEMRTGEGKTLVATLPAYLNALTGKGVHIVTVNDYLARRDSEWMGKIYRFLGLKVGLVVHGLTNAERREAYAADITYGTNNELGFDYLRDNMVIYKQDMVQRGHVFAIVDEVDSILIDEARTPLIISGQGDKSTDLYREADRFVRGLRLTKVLELDSKELAEEAEGDYVVDEKEKSATLTKEGIRKAEAFFKLENLSDPENTTIVHHINQALKAHGVMKRDVDYVVKEGQVIIVDEFTGRLMFGRRYNQGLHQAIEAKEKVNVQNESRTLATITFQNYFRLYGKLSGMTGTALTEENEFREIYSLDVVEIPTNKPMIRRDYPDVVYRTERGKFGAVIDQIVECHKKGQPVLVGTVSIEKSEHLSALLKKQGIPHEVLNAKYHEKEAQIIAQAGKRGAVTIATNMAGRGTDIILGGNAEYMAKDEMRRRGVEEALIAESTAFGETDNQEILDARALFSQLEAEYKKEVDVEAKDVIAAGGLFIVGTERHESRRVDNQLRGRAGRQGDPGESRFYLSLEDDLMRLFGSDRMAGLVDSLGMDENTPIEAKILSNTIESAQRRVEGRNFDTRKHVLRYDDVMNKQRETIYAERLRVLNGENLRESIVKMIRETIGKAVEEHTDDNNFTDDWDFDGLKAEFLGYFLTPDDMAFTKDEREDMTREKLRELLFERAMSVYEAKEQRYGELMRELERVVLLQVVDRHWMDHIDAMDELRRGVSLRGYGQQDPVIAYQNEGFDMFEQMTIDIREETVRLLFRAEIKSGDEPKRQQVAKATEENLGEDGKQKPVRREGAKVGRNDPCPCGSGLKYKKCCGK; this is translated from the coding sequence ATCTTGGGACTGTTTGATAAATTGTTCGGCACCTACAGCGAGCGCGAGCTCAAAAAGATCGAGCCCATCGTGGCGCGCGTCGAGGCACTGGAGCAGGAGTACCGCGGCCTCTCTGACGCCGAGCTCAAGGCGAAGACGCCGGCTTTCCGGCAGCGCCTCGCTGGGGGCGAGACGCTCGACGATCTGCTGCCCGAGGCGTTCGCCGCGGTGCGCGAGGCGTCCGACCGGGTCATCGGCCTGCGCCACTACCATGTGCAGCTCATCGGCGGCGTGGTGCTCCACCAGGGGCGCATTGCCGAGATGAGAACCGGCGAGGGCAAGACGCTCGTCGCCACGCTGCCCGCCTACCTCAACGCCCTCACCGGAAAGGGCGTGCACATCGTCACGGTCAACGACTACCTCGCGCGCCGCGACAGCGAGTGGATGGGCAAGATCTACCGCTTTCTGGGGCTTAAGGTGGGCCTTGTGGTACACGGGCTGACCAACGCCGAGCGGCGCGAGGCCTACGCCGCAGACATCACCTACGGCACCAACAACGAGCTGGGCTTCGACTACCTGCGCGACAACATGGTCATCTACAAGCAGGACATGGTGCAGCGCGGGCATGTGTTCGCCATCGTCGACGAGGTCGACTCCATTCTCATCGACGAGGCGAGAACGCCGCTGATCATCTCGGGCCAGGGCGACAAGTCGACCGATCTCTACCGCGAGGCCGACCGCTTTGTGCGGGGGCTGCGCCTGACGAAAGTGCTCGAGCTCGACTCGAAAGAGCTCGCCGAGGAGGCCGAGGGCGACTACGTCGTCGACGAGAAGGAGAAGAGCGCCACCCTCACGAAAGAGGGCATTCGCAAGGCCGAGGCGTTCTTCAAGCTCGAGAACCTCTCAGACCCCGAGAACACCACCATTGTGCACCACATCAACCAGGCTCTCAAGGCCCACGGCGTGATGAAGCGCGATGTGGACTATGTGGTCAAAGAGGGGCAGGTCATCATCGTCGACGAGTTCACCGGCCGCCTCATGTTCGGCCGCCGCTACAACCAGGGTCTGCACCAGGCCATCGAGGCCAAGGAGAAAGTCAACGTGCAAAACGAGTCGCGCACCCTCGCGACCATCACCTTTCAGAACTACTTTCGCCTCTACGGCAAGCTCTCGGGCATGACGGGAACCGCCCTGACCGAGGAGAACGAGTTCCGCGAGATCTACAGTCTCGACGTCGTCGAGATTCCGACGAACAAGCCCATGATCCGCCGGGACTATCCGGACGTCGTCTACCGCACGGAGCGGGGCAAGTTCGGCGCCGTCATCGACCAGATCGTCGAGTGCCACAAAAAGGGGCAGCCGGTGCTTGTGGGCACGGTCTCCATTGAGAAGTCGGAGCACCTGTCAGCCCTTTTGAAAAAGCAGGGAATCCCCCACGAGGTGCTAAACGCCAAGTACCACGAGAAAGAGGCCCAGATCATCGCCCAGGCCGGCAAGCGGGGCGCTGTGACCATCGCGACCAACATGGCCGGGCGCGGCACCGACATCATCCTCGGCGGCAACGCCGAGTACATGGCCAAGGACGAGATGAGGCGCCGCGGCGTGGAGGAGGCGCTCATCGCCGAGTCGACCGCTTTCGGTGAGACCGACAACCAGGAGATTCTCGACGCGCGGGCACTCTTCTCGCAGCTTGAGGCCGAGTACAAAAAAGAGGTCGACGTCGAGGCGAAAGACGTCATCGCGGCGGGCGGCCTCTTCATCGTGGGCACCGAGCGCCACGAGAGCCGCCGCGTCGACAACCAGCTGCGCGGGCGCGCGGGCCGTCAGGGAGACCCCGGCGAATCGCGTTTCTACCTGTCGCTTGAGGACGACCTGATGCGCCTGTTCGGCAGCGACCGCATGGCGGGGCTCGTCGACTCGCTCGGCATGGACGAGAACACGCCCATCGAGGCGAAGATCCTCTCGAACACCATTGAGTCGGCCCAGCGGCGTGTCGAGGGCCGAAACTTTGACACCCGCAAGCACGTGCTCAGATACGACGATGTGATGAACAAGCAGCGCGAAACCATCTACGCCGAGCGGCTGCGGGTTCTCAACGGCGAAAACCTGCGCGAGAGCATCGTCAAGATGATCCGCGAGACCATCGGCAAGGCCGTCGAGGAGCATACCGACGACAACAATTTCACCGACGACTGGGACTTCGACGGCCTCAAGGCGGAATTTCTCGGCTACTTCCTCACGCCGGACGACATGGCCTTTACGAAAGACGAGCGCGAGGATATGACCAGAGAGAAGCTCCGGGAGCTGCTCTTTGAGCGGGCGATGAGCGTCTATGAGGCCAAGGAGCAGCGCTACGGCGAGCTCATGCGCGAGCTTGAGCGCGTGGTGCTGCTGCAGGTGGTCGACCGCCACTGGATGGATCACATCGACGCCATGGATGAGCTGCGCCGCGGCGTGTCGCTGCGCGGCTACGGCCAGCAGGATCCGGTCATCGCCTACCAGAACGAGGGCTTTGACATGTTTGAGCAGATGACCATCGACATCCGGGAGGAGACGGTGCGCCTGCTGTTCCGCGCCGAGATCAAAAGCGGCGACGAGCCGAAGCGCCAGCAGGTGGCAAAGGCGACCGAGGAAAATCTCGGCGAGGACGGAAAGCAAAAGCCCGTGCGCCGCGAGGGCGCCAAGGTCGGGCGCAACGACCCCTGCCCCTGCGGCAGCGGTCTGAAGTATAAGAAGTGCTGCGGGAAGTGA
- the argS gene encoding arginine--tRNA ligase, protein MNPIQLVKDSIAKALIEASERAVRQGRLREPLAPGFEITPCREKAHGDFASNFAMQCAKAQGQAPRAVAQAVLDELDLTGTAVESAEIAGPGFVNFRVGHAYYENVVRLIDELGERYGRTEGGRGQKVMVEFISANPTGPMHMGNARGGAIGDSLASILDACGYDVTREFYVNDAGNQVDNLAKSLEARYLQLYLGEDAVAFPEEGYHGDDVRERAKEYAALHGDSLVDAPSQERREKLVEYGLQKNIENMQRDLGRYKIVFDRWFFESELHKSGYVKDTIDLLERRGHIYEKDGALWFRATDFGLEKDEVMKKSNGFYTYYAVDIAYHRNKFEARGFDRVIDVFGADHHGHTLRFRAGLEALGIDPGRLDFVLMQLVRLIQDGEVVRMSKRTGKAISLNDLLDDIPIDAARFFFNMRQADSQMDFDLDLAVKQSSDNPVYYVQYAHARICSILKNLAAEGIREKPAAEVDLSLLTTAEELDLIRLLGSYPEEIVIAARAYDPSRMTHYAMELSSAFHRFYNACRVKCDDSGLCAARLALCGATRQVLRNVLSLLKISAPELM, encoded by the coding sequence ATGAATCCGATTCAACTTGTCAAAGACTCCATCGCAAAAGCGCTCATCGAGGCCTCCGAGCGGGCGGTACGCCAGGGCCGGCTGCGCGAGCCCCTCGCCCCCGGCTTTGAGATCACCCCCTGCCGCGAAAAGGCCCACGGCGACTTTGCGTCAAACTTCGCCATGCAGTGCGCCAAAGCGCAGGGACAAGCCCCCCGCGCCGTGGCGCAGGCGGTGCTCGACGAGCTCGACCTCACCGGCACGGCGGTCGAGAGCGCCGAGATTGCGGGCCCCGGCTTTGTCAACTTCCGCGTCGGCCACGCCTACTACGAGAACGTGGTGCGCCTGATCGACGAGCTCGGCGAGCGGTACGGCCGCACCGAGGGCGGCCGCGGCCAGAAGGTCATGGTCGAATTCATCTCCGCCAATCCCACCGGCCCCATGCACATGGGCAACGCCCGCGGCGGCGCGATCGGCGACTCGCTCGCCTCGATTCTCGACGCCTGCGGCTACGACGTGACCCGTGAATTCTATGTCAACGACGCGGGCAACCAGGTCGACAACCTTGCGAAGTCCCTCGAGGCGCGCTATCTGCAGCTCTACCTCGGTGAGGACGCCGTAGCGTTCCCCGAGGAGGGATACCACGGCGACGACGTGCGCGAGCGCGCAAAGGAGTACGCCGCGCTTCACGGCGACAGCCTGGTCGACGCCCCCTCGCAGGAGCGCCGCGAAAAGCTCGTCGAGTACGGTCTTCAGAAGAACATCGAGAACATGCAGCGCGACCTCGGCCGCTACAAGATTGTCTTCGACCGGTGGTTCTTTGAGAGCGAGCTTCACAAATCCGGCTACGTCAAAGACACCATCGATCTTCTCGAGCGCCGCGGCCACATCTATGAGAAAGACGGCGCGCTCTGGTTTCGCGCCACCGACTTCGGCCTGGAAAAGGACGAGGTCATGAAAAAGAGCAACGGCTTTTACACCTACTACGCCGTCGACATCGCCTACCACCGCAACAAGTTCGAGGCGCGCGGCTTTGACCGGGTCATCGACGTCTTCGGCGCGGATCACCACGGCCACACCCTGCGCTTTCGCGCGGGGCTCGAGGCTCTCGGCATCGACCCGGGCCGCCTCGACTTTGTGCTCATGCAGCTCGTGCGCCTGATTCAGGACGGCGAGGTAGTGCGCATGTCCAAGCGCACCGGCAAGGCCATTTCCCTCAATGACCTGCTCGACGACATCCCCATCGACGCGGCGCGCTTCTTCTTCAACATGCGCCAGGCCGACAGCCAGATGGACTTTGATCTCGATCTCGCCGTGAAGCAGTCGAGCGACAACCCCGTCTACTATGTGCAGTACGCCCACGCGCGCATCTGCAGCATCCTCAAGAATCTCGCCGCCGAGGGAATCCGCGAGAAGCCTGCGGCCGAGGTCGACCTCTCTCTTCTGACAACCGCGGAGGAGCTCGATCTCATCCGGCTGCTCGGCTCCTACCCGGAGGAGATCGTCATCGCGGCGCGCGCCTACGACCCGTCTCGCATGACCCACTACGCCATGGAGCTCTCGAGCGCGTTCCACCGCTTCTACAACGCCTGCCGCGTCAAGTGCGACGACAGCGGGCTGTGCGCTGCGCGGCTCGCGCTCTGCGGCGCAACCCGGCAGGTGCTGCGAAACGTCCTGTCCCTCTTGAAGATTTCAGCCCCCGAGCTGATGTGA
- the rnr gene encoding ribonuclease R: MAKIKKRKQRQPERRDRLIEGTFEATPRGFGFVVPDEPDGERLFVPGAGTHGAMHTDRVEARVVKPKTEERSAEGEITRVLQRNVTSVTGTLESDRGRRFYAVPDDPRYGEEIEIKKGELMGAKRRDKVLVALDGYNSRDNRYQRGRVTANFGPADTLGANYRSVLHDHSVRMEFPDEVKAEAARLFSRGVPESELEGRLDLRGETVFTIDGADAKDFDDAISIEKTAEGYTLGVHIADVSHYVTKNSAIDAEAFARGTSIYFTDQVVPMLPFELSNELCSLKPGVDRLTLSCIMQLDAAGKVVGHTIRKSVIRSVKRCVYGEVNAVLGGTADEPTAGSYESIRGELLLMRELAGLLTARRRRRGALNFETVESQIVVDENAEPVDIVPRERGESERIIEEFMLLANETVAEHLCRRRLPCVYRVHEKPDPEKVQSFLRVAGALGLHARLVGGELCPKGMQSMLEQAAGKPFERVISNLLIRSMMKAKYSAENLGHFGIAAKYYCHFTSPIRRYPDLAVHRILTAMETGGLDGRKAAFERFAEAAAEQSTECEIRALEAERDIEDLYKALYMAKFVGEEFDGFVSSVTGFGLFVELPNTVEGLVHISDLDDDYYVFDEEKLRLTGERGGRVFALGDPIRVRLVRSDITARQIDFVPV, encoded by the coding sequence ATGGCGAAAATAAAAAAGAGAAAACAAAGGCAGCCCGAGCGGCGTGACCGGCTGATCGAGGGGACCTTTGAGGCGACGCCACGCGGCTTTGGCTTCGTTGTGCCCGACGAGCCGGACGGGGAGCGCCTCTTTGTGCCCGGCGCGGGCACCCACGGCGCCATGCACACCGACCGCGTCGAGGCGCGCGTGGTGAAGCCCAAAACCGAGGAGCGCAGCGCCGAGGGCGAGATCACGCGCGTTTTGCAGCGCAACGTCACGTCCGTCACCGGCACTCTTGAGTCCGACCGGGGCCGCCGCTTCTATGCCGTGCCGGACGATCCGCGCTACGGCGAGGAGATCGAGATCAAAAAGGGCGAGCTCATGGGCGCGAAGCGCCGCGACAAGGTGCTCGTGGCACTTGACGGCTACAACAGCCGCGACAACCGCTACCAGCGCGGGCGCGTCACAGCGAATTTCGGCCCCGCCGACACCCTCGGCGCGAACTACCGCTCGGTGCTCCACGACCACAGCGTGCGAATGGAATTTCCCGATGAGGTCAAAGCGGAGGCCGCGCGGCTGTTCTCGCGCGGCGTGCCCGAGTCGGAGCTTGAGGGCCGGCTCGATCTGCGCGGCGAGACCGTCTTCACCATCGACGGCGCGGACGCCAAGGACTTTGACGACGCCATATCCATCGAAAAAACCGCCGAGGGCTATACCCTCGGCGTGCACATCGCGGATGTGAGCCACTATGTCACAAAGAACAGCGCCATCGATGCCGAGGCCTTTGCCCGCGGCACCTCGATCTACTTCACCGACCAGGTGGTACCCATGCTGCCCTTTGAGCTGTCAAACGAGCTGTGCTCGCTCAAGCCCGGCGTCGACCGGCTCACGCTCTCCTGCATCATGCAGCTCGACGCGGCGGGCAAGGTCGTAGGCCACACTATACGAAAGAGCGTCATCCGCTCGGTGAAGCGCTGTGTGTACGGCGAAGTCAACGCCGTGCTCGGTGGCACGGCCGATGAGCCGACCGCCGGCAGCTATGAGAGCATCCGCGGCGAGCTTCTGCTCATGCGGGAGCTCGCGGGGCTTCTCACCGCGCGCCGCCGCCGGCGCGGCGCGCTGAACTTTGAGACGGTCGAGAGCCAGATCGTCGTCGATGAAAACGCCGAACCCGTCGACATCGTGCCGCGCGAGCGCGGCGAGAGCGAGCGGATCATCGAGGAGTTCATGCTGCTGGCCAACGAAACGGTTGCAGAGCACCTCTGCCGCCGCCGTCTGCCCTGCGTTTACCGCGTGCATGAGAAGCCCGACCCCGAGAAAGTGCAGAGTTTTCTGCGGGTGGCGGGCGCTCTGGGGCTCCACGCGCGGCTGGTGGGCGGCGAGCTGTGCCCGAAGGGCATGCAGTCCATGCTCGAGCAGGCCGCGGGCAAGCCCTTTGAGCGGGTGATCTCGAATCTCCTCATCCGCTCGATGATGAAAGCGAAGTACAGCGCCGAGAATCTCGGCCACTTCGGCATTGCGGCGAAGTACTACTGTCACTTTACCTCGCCGATTCGCCGTTACCCCGACCTTGCAGTGCACCGCATTCTCACCGCGATGGAGACGGGCGGGCTCGACGGGCGAAAGGCCGCCTTTGAGCGCTTTGCCGAGGCGGCGGCCGAACAGTCGACCGAGTGCGAGATCCGCGCGCTCGAGGCCGAGCGCGACATCGAGGATCTCTACAAGGCGCTCTACATGGCGAAATTCGTCGGGGAGGAATTTGACGGCTTCGTTTCGTCGGTGACGGGCTTCGGCCTCTTTGTGGAGCTGCCGAACACCGTTGAGGGGCTGGTGCACATCAGCGACCTCGACGACGACTACTATGTCTTTGACGAAGAAAAACTCCGCCTGACCGGCGAGCGCGGCGGCAGAGTTTTTGCGCTGGGCGACCCGATTCGCGTGCGTCTGGTGCGAAGCGACATCACAGCAAGACAAATTGACTTTGTACCGGTCTGA
- a CDS encoding tRNA (cytidine(34)-2'-O)-methyltransferase: MGELNIVLVEPEIPQNTGNIARTCAATGASLHLVRPLGFEITDRKLRRAGLDYWHLLDVTLYDSLDDFLEKTAGGVYYPTSTKAARIHTDMRYERGGYLLFGRETRGLPEALIEANLERAVRLPMIPDARSLNLSNTVAVMAYEVLRQWRYPGLLTHGKFG; encoded by the coding sequence ATGGGAGAGCTCAACATCGTGCTCGTCGAGCCGGAAATTCCGCAGAACACCGGAAACATCGCGCGCACTTGCGCCGCCACCGGAGCGTCGCTGCACCTTGTGCGCCCGCTCGGCTTTGAGATCACCGACCGCAAGCTCCGGCGCGCCGGGCTCGACTACTGGCATCTGCTCGACGTCACCCTCTACGACAGCCTCGACGACTTTCTCGAGAAGACAGCCGGCGGCGTCTACTACCCGACCTCCACCAAGGCCGCCCGCATCCACACCGACATGCGCTACGAGAGGGGCGGGTATCTGCTCTTCGGGCGCGAGACGCGCGGGCTGCCCGAGGCGCTCATCGAGGCCAATCTCGAGCGGGCCGTGCGCCTGCCGATGATTCCGGACGCCCGGTCGCTGAACCTGTCGAACACCGTGGCGGTCATGGCCTATGAGGTTCTTCGCCAGTGGCGGTACCCCGGGCTTCTCACCCACGGCAAGTTCGGCTGA